The following proteins are co-located in the Penaeus monodon isolate SGIC_2016 chromosome 10, NSTDA_Pmon_1, whole genome shotgun sequence genome:
- the LOC119577975 gene encoding solute carrier family 46 member 3-like has translation MAGKYNEKTPLFDKKKTAEPLASNCGNCFVRTKRILSYVTVEPALVLYALGFGLESVFMTNLWVDKTCLIHYGFGEGVCAKLDSGMYTQQQDTVQRLVNQYNVYRHIVEYLPALVVVLLLGAWSDRRGRRLPILVPALGQLLMGLGLVANSYWWSLPPSFILLAYFPVGLTGGAMGLFMGIYAYVSATSTREARTTRMSVVGVILFLVSPAGKYLGTVIYGCGGYVAVFGAMAMLDFLSVLYVLVRLKEHPEGARAETSSKAGVCEALSPAHLKVAFLAVWRPREGRARTHILVHIFIVCVQVFNFGLINYDFLYTRKRFSWDYNDFTLWSIVSMPLSSAGTIVVIPLLSYYFRVEDSMLGFAGGVSALFTYVLRATAPAPWVFYLSTVVSLLSSTVLVASRAAVSKLVEKTELGAVFAVLAAAETVTPVLSSFVYTYIYNATLDTFPGTIYVAAAVGSVIICCSYVWLLTHGVYKYAYKQVPHP, from the exons ATGGCGGGGAAATACAACGAAAAAACTCCTCTCTTTGACAAGAAGAAAACCGCAGAACCGTTGGCTTCAAACTGCGGCAACTGCTTCGTCAGAACAAAAAGAATCCTCTCGTATGTAACCGTCGAGCCAGCTCTGGTCTTGTACGCCCTTGGCTTTGGTCTTGAATCGGTTTTCATGACCAACCTGTGGGTGGACAAGACCTGCCTCATCCACTATGGCTTCGGCGAGGGCGTGTGTGCCAAACTGGACTCCGGAATGTACACGCAGCAGCAGGACACGGTGCAGCGTCTGGTGAATCAGTACAACGTGTACAGGCACATCGTGGAATACCTGCCGGCCCTCGTGGTGGTGCTGCTCCTGGGGGCGTGGAGCGACCGGCGCGGCCGCCGACTGCCTATTCTCGTGCCTGCGTTGGGGCAACTCCTGATGGGCCTCGGACTGGTGGCCAACTCCTACTGGtggtcccttcctccctccttcatcctgcTGGCCTACTTCCCCGTGGGCTTGACCGGCGGCGCTATGGGGCTGTTCATGGGCATCTACGCCTACGTGAGCGCGACGTCTACTCGGGAAGCCCGCACAACACGCATGTCCGTCGTGGGTGTCATCCTATTCCTCGTGTCCCCGGCAGGCAAATACCTGGGTACCGTCATCTACGGCTGCGGCGGATACGTTGCTGTTTTCGGAGCCATGGCGATGCTGGATTTCCTCAGTGTCCTCTATGTCCTGGTGCGCCTCAAGGAGCATCCTGAAGGCGCCAGGGCCGAGACTTCAAGCAAGGCGGGCGTGTGCGAGGCCTTGTCCCCCGCCCACTTGAAAGTCGCGTTTCTGGCGGTGTGGCGGCCTCGCGAGGGACGCGCTCGGACCCATATCCTTGTGCACATTTTCATCGTCTGCGTCCAGGTGTTCAACTTCG GTTTGATTAACTATGATTTCCTGTACACGCGCAAGAGGTTCTCCTGGGATTATAATGACTTTACTTTGTGGTCTATTGTGAGCATGCCACTCTCCTCTGCGG GGACGATTGTGGTGATACCTCTCCTTAGCTACTATTTCCGGGTCGAGGATTCCATGCTAGGCTTTGCAGGGGGCGTGTCAGCTCTCTTCACGTACGTGCTAAGGGCCACCGCACCGGCGCCCTGGGTTTTTTACCTGT CCACGGTTGTGAGTCTCCTCTCAAGCACAGTCTTGGTTGCCTCCCGGGCTGCTGTGTCCAAGTTAGTGGAGAAGACCGAACTAGGCGCTGTATTTGCTGTTCTCGCCGCTGCAGAGACTGTTACCCCTGTGCTTTCCTCCTTTGtgtacacctacatatataacgCCACACTGGATACATTTCCGGGTACCATTTACGTCGCAGCAGCCGTGGGTAGCGTTATCATCTGCTGCAGTTACGT ATGGTTGCTTACCCATGGAGTTTACAAGTACGCCTACAAGCAAGTTCCACACCCGTAA
- the LOC119577974 gene encoding LOW QUALITY PROTEIN: solute carrier family 46 member 3-like (The sequence of the model RefSeq protein was modified relative to this genomic sequence to represent the inferred CDS: inserted 1 base in 1 codon): protein MSEKETAALIENKIPEGSAKRSFLSNITVEPALALTAFGYGSALIFTTNLMVDKICSHQFGYSDEICAQLDSGRYTRQQDNVQRVVNVYNVYKQVIEYIPALFAVLILGAWSDRRGRRLPVILPVVGQLLMGLGLTANSYWMSLSPPFILLSFVPVGCTGAITGMFLGAFAYVSVSSGRKSRTSRVSIVGVIMLLCLPLGQXVATYLFAVGGYVLVFGLQTGLSAVSVVYLLLRLENRPDGSSAPEAEGSVCEVLSPANLKMTLMVVFRSREGKARGHIIGNIIICSLVLFTYGLLSYDFLFTRKQFSWDVNTFTIWSIVDTPLSAIGILVVMPLLSYRFGVTDGTLGFVGGVSMIFTYVIRATAPVSWVFYVASIVGLLRGMPSLAARSAASKLVKNSEQGAVFAVLAAAETIIPVVASSVYTLLYNATLEVFPGAIYVFTAGVSLVVCCINVWMMTDENRHGLYAQIP, encoded by the exons ATGTCTGAGAAAGAGACAGCGGCTCTTATCGAAAACAAAATCCCGGAGGGTTCTGCAAAGAGAAGCTTCCTGTCGAACATCACGGTCGAACCGGCTCTGGCTCTGACTGCTTTCGGCTACGGGTCGGCGCTGATCTTCACTACCAATCTGATGGTCGATAAAATTTGTTCCCACCAGTTCGGATACAGTGACGAGATTTGCGCTCAGCTCGACTCGGGGAGGTATACGAGGCAGCAGGACAATGTGCAGCGCGTCGTCAACGTGTACAACGTGTACAAACAGGTCATTGAATACATCCCCGCCCTGTTCGCGGTACTGATCCTGGGGGCGTGGAGCGACCGGCGCGGCCGACGCCTGCCGGTCATCCTTCCTGTGGTGGGGCAGCTCCTCATGGGCCTCGGCCTGACGGCGAACTCCTACTGGATGTCCCTCTCGCCGCCCTTCATCCTCCTGTCCTTCGTGCCGGTGGGCTGCACGGGTGCCATCACGGGCATGTTCCTGGGTGCTTTCGCCTATGTCAGCGTCTCGTCGGGTCGGAAGTCGCGGACGTCTCGCGTGTCTATCGTAGGTGTCATCATGCTGCTGTGTCTGCCGCTGGGTC CCGTCGCCACCTACCTCTTCGCGGTCGGAGGCTACGTCCTGGTGTTCGGTCTCCAGACGGGCTTGTCTGCTGTCAGCGTCGTCTACCTGCTCCTGCGGCTTGAGAATCGCCCCGACGGCAGCAGTGCCCCTGAGGCCGAGGGGAGCGTATGCGAGGTCCTCTCTCCTGCCAACCTGAAGATGACGCTGATGGTAGTGTTCAGGTCCCGTGAAGGAAAGGCCCGCGGTCACATCATTGGGAACATCATCATATGCTCTTTAGTGCTCTTCACTTACG GGTTGCTCAGCTACGACTTCCTCTTCACTCGCAAGCAGTTCTCTTGGGACGTCAACACCTTCACCATCTGGTCCATTGTCGACACCCCTTTATCAGCCATAG GCATTCTTGTGGTTATGCCTTTGCTCAGCTATCGGTTCGGGGTTACGGACGGCACGCTAGGATTTGTGGGCGGAGTTTCCATGATCTTCACCTACGTCATTAGAGCAACTGCACCTGTCTCCTGGGTGTTCTACGTTG caTCCATCGTAGGCCTACTCCGCGGCATGCCCTCCTTGGCCGCTCGTTCCGCCGCCTCTAAATTAGTCAAGAACAGCGAGCAAGGAGCCGTTTTCGCCGTCTTGGCCGCAGCTGAGACCATCATCCCGGTCGTGGCTTCGTCAGTATACACTTTGCTTTATAATGCCACGCTTGAGGTTTTCCCCGGCGCCATCTACGTGTTCACTGCCGGCGTTAGTCTCGTTGTCTGTTGCATTAATGT ATGGATGATGACGGATGAGAATCGACATGGTTTGTACGCACAAATTCCTTAA